The following proteins come from a genomic window of Lycium ferocissimum isolate CSIRO_LF1 chromosome 4, AGI_CSIRO_Lferr_CH_V1, whole genome shotgun sequence:
- the LOC132053125 gene encoding uncharacterized protein LOC132053125 isoform X2 — MFAKWKCTVFGYLFIGPAAPARTKLIEKQEASQAVPACSGVQCSNYFVIMGGPKLQYQMLLLLRLTYYPPESSALVYSNDAANSLLPVLWHQRKLG; from the exons AT GTTTGCTAAATGGAAATGTACAGTTTTTGGCTATTTGTTTATTGGTCCTGCCGCTCCTGCAAGGACAAAGTTAATCGAGAAGCAAGAAGCTAGTCAGGCTGTTCCTGCATGTTCTGGTGTACAGTGCAGCAACTATT TTGTCATCATGGGTGGACCCAAGCTGCAATACCAGATGCTCCTGCTCCTCCGACTGACATACTATCCTCCAGAATCTTCTGCATTAGTCTACTCCAATGATGCTGCAAATTCTCTTCTGCCAGTATTGTGGCATCAAAGGAAGCTGGGATGA
- the LOC132053122 gene encoding O-methyltransferase 1, chloroplastic — MEVLAGFRPRVPLPTSKSRNFKIRARESFNLDNDFQAAIQRASLRLRESHSPDPLLIDPYVGCLLPSNSLEDMDQQLHPYCLATKFIDDKLLETMRSTDGLKQVVLLTDGLDTRPYRLNWPTSTLIFDICPEKVFRGAVQKLQDAGAKIPRGCLSFHVPSESFDKENMLRSKGFSGTRPSIWAFQGLPVVNLASFKDILSIVSNLAMKGCLFLGELPVWLAETEVGDQSATKKWLDDLFMSYGFRVKMIEYDKVARSLRKDSARRASGVDTSILFVAEHLRFSDDQMETWRTEFQRIEEEGDEEGFEEL, encoded by the exons ATGGAAGTGTTAGCTGGCTTCCGACCCAGGGTTCCCTTACCAACATCCAAGAGCAGAAATTTCAAGATTAGAGCTAGAGAAAGCTTCAATCTTGATAATGATTTCCAGGCCGCCATTCAACGAGCTTCACTTCGTCTCCGTGAGTCTCACTCTCCAG ACCCTCTCCTTATTGACCCATATGTTGGCTGCCTTCTTCCTTCTAATAGTCTGGAAGATATGGATCAACAGCTGCATCCCTACTGTCTTGCAACTAAGTTTATTGATGACAAGTTGCTTGAAACAATGCGATCTACTGATGGACTGAAACAG GTTGTTTTGTTAACAGATGGGCTGGATACGCGACCTTACAGGCTCAATTGGCCAACATCAACCTTAATCTTTGACATATGCCCCGAGAAAGTATTTAGAGGAGCAGTTCAGAAGCTTCAAG ATGCTGGGGCTAAGATTCCAAGAGGATGCCTGTCTTTTCATGTCCCATCAGAGTCTTTTGACAAAGAAAATATGCTGCGCAGTAAAGGATTCAGCGGTACAAGACCAAGTATATGGGCTTTTCAG GGATTACCTGTTGTGAACTTGGCAAGTTTTAAAGATATCTTGTCCATTGTCAGTAATTTAGCCATGAAGGGATGTCTTTTCTTGGGGGAACTTCCTGTTTGGCTGGCTGAAACTGAAGTTGGAGACCAG TCTGCCACAAAGAAGTGGCTTGACGATCTCTTTATGAGCTATGGTTTCCGGGTGAAGATGATTGAATATGACAAAGTTGCACGAAGTCTCAGGAAAGATTCTGCAAGAAGAGCATCAGGAGTCGACACGAGCATACTTTTTGTTGCAGAGCATCTACGTTTCTCTGATGATCAG ATGGAAACCTGGAGGACAGAATTTCAGCGAATAGAGGAAGAAGGGGATGAAGAAGGCTTTGAGGAGCTCTAG
- the LOC132053126 gene encoding pentatricopeptide repeat-containing protein At4g20770: MHGRINTTYLVNLLQTSIDNKAYLAGKLLHAHILRVGLSADTFLLNRLIELYSKCGRIQAARHLFDQMVGRNIYSWHSLLSAYCKEGQLDNAHNLFMKMPERNSVSWNTVISAFARNGYERKALEVYSLMNAHGFSPTHITLASVLSACGGLAELECGRVSHGSAVKYGLHKNVYVGNALLSLYVKCGCPLDALIVFRELDDPNEVSFTAMMCGLVETDQVEEAFEMFRLMQRSGIRIDSVSLSSVLKVCAKGRGSNFSWNGETDGDLPSMEGNQVHSLTIKLGFEGDLHVSNSLLDMYAKNGDMESAEVLFGNLSETSTVSWNVMISGFGHNHDKERAMEYMGKMRGFGVEPDEVTYINMLAGCVKSGDVENGRLIFDSMACPSLISWNAILSGYLQNEDHLEALKLFREMQFQNQRPDRTTLAIILSSCSEMGFLECGVQVHATSLKCVSPGDIYIASGLIGMYLKCGRVEASVHIFDGLTQADIVCWNSLITGLSYNSLDKEAFTFFKRMLQRGMLPNEFSFATTLSCCTKLSSLSQGRQVHGLISKGGHANDVVVGSTLIDMYSKCGDVDGARIHFDMMPYKNTITWNEMIHGYAQNGRGDEAIFLYEDMIYSGGKPDVITFIAALTACSHSGLVDLGLKIFNSMQQEYGLEPLVDHYTCIIDCLGRAARFSEIEELIDEMPCKDDSVVWEVLLSSCRLHGNVILARRAAEELIRLNPQNSAPYVLLANMYTSLGRWDETEEIRAAMLERQVTKDPGFSWG, from the coding sequence ATGCATGGCAGGATCAACACAACGTACTTGGTAAATCTCTTACAAACCTCCATAGACAACAAAGCTTACCTTGCAGGCAAACTTCTCCACGCCCATATACTCCGAGTTGGCCTTTCCGCTGATACATTCCTCCTTAACCGCCTAATTGAATTGTATTCCAAATGTGGTCGTATTCAGGCTGCACGACACCTGTTCGATCAAATGGTTGGACGAAATATATATTCTTGGCATTCGCTGCTAAGTGCTTACTGTAAGGAAGGTCAGCTTGACAATGCCCATaatctatttatgaaaatgCCTGAAAGAAATAGTGTATCGTGGAACACTGTCATCAGTGCTTTTGCTCGAAATGGTTATGAAAGAAAGGCCTTGGAGGTTTATTCTCTAATGAACGCGCACGGTTTCTCACCGACCCATATCACGTTGGCTAGCGTTTTAAGCGCCTGTGGCGGCTTGGCTGAATTGGAGTGCGGCAGGGTGTCTCACGGTTCTGCTGTGAAGTATGGGCTTCACAAGAATGTGTATGTTGGGAATGCTTTGCTGAGCTTGTATGTAAAATGTGGGTGTCCTCTGGATGCGTTGATAGTGTTTAGGGAGTTGGATGATCctaatgaggtttccttcacggCAATGATGTGTGGACTGGTTGAGACCGACCAAGTGGAAGAGGCGTTTGAAATGTTTAGGTTAATGCAGAGGAGTGGAATTAGGATCGACTCTGTTTCATTGTCTAGTGTACTGAAGGTTTGTGCTAAAGGTAGGGGTTCAAATTTTAGTTGGAATGGTGAGACTGATGGTGATCTACCTAGTATGGAGGGGAACCAAGTCCACAGTTTGACAATTAAACTTGGATTTGAAGGAGACCTTCACGTGAGTAACTCCTTGCTTGACATGTATGCAAAAAATGGTGACATGGAAAGTGCTGAAGTATTGTTTGGAAACCTTTCAGAAACTAGTACTGTTTCTTGGAATGTTATGATAAGCGGGTTTGGACACAATCATGATAAAGAAAGAGCGATGGAGTACATGGGAAAGATGCGGGGGTTTGGTGTTGAACCAGATGAGGTTACTTACATAAATATGCTCGCGGGTTGTGTTAAATCAGGGGATGTTGAAAATGGTCGCTTGATATTTGATAGCATGGCTTGCCCAAGCTTGATTTCATGGAATGCTATTCTTTCAGGCTATTTGCAGAATGAGGACCATCTGGAGGCACTAAAGCTTTTCAGAGAAATGCAATTTCAAAATCAGCGCCCTGATCGGACCACTTTGGCTATCATACTTAGTTCATGTTCTGAGATGGGGTTTCTAGAATGTGGGGTACAGGTCCATGCTACCTCATTAAAGTGTGTCTCTCCTGGAGACATATACATAGCTAGTGGTCTTATTGGTATGTACCTAAAATGTGGTAGAGTAGAAGCGAGTGTACATATTTTTGATGGACTCACTCAAGCAGATATAGTCTGTTGGAATTCTCTAATCACTGGTTTATCCTATAATTCATTGGATAAAGAAGCTTTTACTTTCTTTAAGCGAATGCTACAGAGGGGGATGTTGCCTAATGAGTTTTCATTTGCTACTACACTGAGTTGTTGTACAAAGCTATCCTCATTATCGCAAGGGAGACAGGTTCATGGTCTGATAAGTAAAGGTGGACATGCTAATGATGTTGTAGTTGGAAGTACTCTTATTGACATGTATTCCAAATGTGGTGATGTAGATGGGGCCAGGATACATTTTGACATGATGCCCTATAAGAATACAATTACATGGAATGAAATGATACATGGCTATGCACAAAATGGTCGTGGAGATGAAGCTATTTTCTTGTAtgaagacatgatttattcAGGAGGAAAACCTGATGTTATAACCTTTATTGCCGCTTTAACTGCTTGTAGTCACTCTGGGCTGGTGGACCTGGGGCTTAAGATATTCAACTCAATGCAGCAAGAATATGGGTTGGAGCCGCTTGTTGATCATTACACTTGCATAATTGATTGTCTGGGGCGCGCTGCTCGGTTTAGTGAAATAGAAGAACTCATAGATGAGATGCCATGCAAAGATGACTCTGTTGTCTGGGAGGTTTTGCTTAGTTCTTGTAGGCTCCATGGAAATGTAATCTTAGCAAGGCGGGCAGCAGAGGAGCTAATCCGTCTTAATCCGCAGAATTCTGCCCCTTATGTGCTTCTAGCAAATATGTATACATCGTTAGGGAGATGGGATGAGACAGAGGAAATTAGAGCAGCTATGTTGGAAAGGCAGGTAACCAAGGATCCTGGTTTTAGCTGGGGGTGA
- the LOC132053125 gene encoding uncharacterized protein LOC132053125 isoform X1 encodes MYDMQFAGFFQNTAISTKGNIPATRLTFNRFAKWKCTVFGYLFIGPAAPARTKLIEKQEASQAVPACSGVQCSNYFVIMGGPKLQYQMLLLLRLTYYPPESSALVYSNDAANSLLPVLWHQRKLG; translated from the exons ATGTATGACATGCAGTTTGCTGGATTTTTTCAAAATACAGCCATTTCTACTAAAGGAAATATACCAGCTACCCGTTTAACTTTTAATAGGTTTGCTAAATGGAAATGTACAGTTTTTGGCTATTTGTTTATTGGTCCTGCCGCTCCTGCAAGGACAAAGTTAATCGAGAAGCAAGAAGCTAGTCAGGCTGTTCCTGCATGTTCTGGTGTACAGTGCAGCAACTATT TTGTCATCATGGGTGGACCCAAGCTGCAATACCAGATGCTCCTGCTCCTCCGACTGACATACTATCCTCCAGAATCTTCTGCATTAGTCTACTCCAATGATGCTGCAAATTCTCTTCTGCCAGTATTGTGGCATCAAAGGAAGCTGGGATGA